The Apium graveolens cultivar Ventura chromosome 11, ASM990537v1, whole genome shotgun sequence genome has a window encoding:
- the LOC141697711 gene encoding transcription factor MYB59-like: MAQDEFRKGPWTEHEDVQLAFYVNLFGDRRWDFIAKVSGLKRTGKSCRLRWVNYLHPGLKRGKMTAQEERLVVELQSKWGNRWSRIARNLPGRTDNEIKNYWRTYMRKEAQEKKRSMPASPSHSNCSSSISSASLDPAADSRPIMKTMERNFFDTRGLDEEYSMDEIWNDIDLSPEENIKPDYGGCNDEILASPIWDYCPDSLWTMDQENSKMSLPTSEPFHSLFGQGSTFFTG; this comes from the exons ATGGCTCAAGATGAATTCAGAAAGGGTCCATGGACAGAGCATGAAGATGTTCAGCTGGCTTTTTATGTAAACTTGTTTGGTGATCGCCGTTGGGATTTCATAGCAAAAGTTTCAG GTTTGAAAAGAACAGGTAAAAGTTGCAGGTTAAGGTGGGTTAATTATCTTCATCCTGGCCTCAAACGCGGAAAGATGACAGCCCAAGAAGAACGTCTGGTGGTTGAACTTCAATCCAAATGGGGAAACAG ATGGTCAAGAATAGCTCGTAATTTACCTGGAAGAACCGACAATGAAATAAAGAATTACTGGAGAACTTACATGAGGAAAGAAGCTCAAGAGAAGAAGAGGTCCATGCCTGCATCTCCATCACACTCTAACTGTTCTTCGTCGATATCATCTGCAAGTCTGGATCCAGCAGCGGACTCAAGGCCAATCATGAAAACCATGGAGAGAAACTTTTTTGACACCAGAGGACTTGACGAAGAGTACTCCATGGATGAAATATGGAATGATATTGATTTGTCTCCAGAAGAGAATATAAAACCAGATTACGGAGGATGTAACGATGAAATCTTAGCTTCTCCAATATGGGATTACTGTCCGGACTCTTTATGGACGATGGATCAAGAAAATAGTAAGATGAGTCTTCCTACAAGTGAACCGTTTCATTCCTTGTTTGGACAAGGTAGCACATTTTTTACAGGGTAA
- the LOC141698295 gene encoding mitochondrial succinate-fumarate transporter 1 has product MSHPPSDSTKPLPIPPYMKAISGSIGGIMEASCLQPIDVIKTRLQLDRSGSYKGIIHCGTTVVKTEGVRALWKGLTPFATHLTLKYALRMGSNAVLQTAFKDKQTGEISNQGRLFSGFGAGVLEALVIVTPFEVVKIRLQQQKGLSPELLKYKGPIHCAGVIIREDSLRGLWAGASPTVMRNGTNQAAMFTAKNAFDKILWKKHEGDGRVLLPWQSMISGFLAGTAGPICTGPFDVVKTRLMAQSRSEGDMKYTGMFHAIKTIYAEEGLLALWKGLLPRLMRIPPGQAIMWGVADQVIGFYEKTYINKAPL; this is encoded by the exons ATGTCACACCCACCCAGCGACTCCACCAAACCCCTTCCAATCCCGCCCTACATGAAAGCCATCTCCGGCTCAATCGGCGGAATCATGGAAGCCTCGTGTCTCCAACCAATCGACGTAATTAAAACCCGGTTACAACTCGACCGCTCCGGTTCATACAAGGGCATAATTCACTGTGGCACCACTGTTGTCAAAACTGAAGGGGTTCGAGCTTTGTGGAAAGGCTTGACTCCTTTTGCTACTCATTTGACACTCAAATATGCTCTAAGAATGGGGTCTAATGCTGTGCTACAGACTGCTTTTAAAGATAAGCAGACCGGAGAGATTAGTAATCAAGGGAGGCTGTTTTCGGGGTTCGGGGCGGGTGTTCTTGAAGCTCTTGTTATTGTTACCCCTTTCGAG GTAGTGAAAATTAGACTGCAGCAGCAAAAAGGGCTAAGCCCTGAACTTTTGAAGTACAAGGGGCCTATACACTGTGCTGGCGTAATTATACGTGAAGATAGCCTTCGCGGGCTCTGGGCAGGAGCTTCCCCAACTGTCATGCGGAATGGAACAAACCAGGCTGCCATGTTCACCGCTAAGAATGCTTTTGACAAAATCTTGTGGAAGAAACATGAAGGTGATGGAAGAGTCCTGCTGCCATGGCAGTCTATGATTTCAGGATTTCTTGCCGGGACAGCTGGTCCAATATGCACCGGTCCATTTGATGTTGTAAAAACAAGGTTAATGGCTCAGAGTCGATCTGAGGGTGATATGAAGTATACCGGCATGTTTCACGCAATAAAAACAATCTATGCGGAGGAAGGTCTACTTGCCTTATGGAAGGGACTTTTGCCCCGGCTAATGAGGATACCACCCGGACAGGCAATTATGTGGGGTGTAGCTGATCAAGTTATTGGGTTTTACGAGAAAACTTACATTAATAAAGCACCTCTATAG